One region of Nitrospinaceae bacterium genomic DNA includes:
- the dhaS gene encoding putative aldehyde dehydrogenase DhaS produces the protein MTSATMQEPSSATQTFLGTPQKLLIDGKRVDAASGETFETVDPSNNAVLCRVPKGGKEDIDRAVSAARKAFDSGPWRKITASERGKLLWKLADLIEERTEEFAQLETLDNGKPLKIATVADVPLTIDHFRYYAGLATKIHGETIDLSVPYAPGGHFFDFTLREPMGVVGQIIPWNFPLLMAAWKLGVALAAGNCVVLKPAEQTPLSALMLAGLFSEAGFPDGVVNVVTGFGDAGAHLAQHLQVDKVAFTGSTEVGHEIVKASVGNLKRVSLELGGKSPSIVFPDADLETAALGVSGAIFFNHGQCCAAGSRLMVHQKVYQELVERVSDHAKNIKLGPGMHPDVDMGPLVSREQQDRVLNYIRSGESQGAKAMAGGKAPGGDMESGCYVEPTVFSDIETSMKIVQEEIFGPVVVASPFDDIEEVIARGNDTIYGLAASVWTQDINKVHKVAQGLKAGTVWVNCHNIFDAAAPFGGYKQSGYGREMGVHALESYTQVKNVIVQIH, from the coding sequence ATGACCAGCGCCACCATGCAGGAACCGTCCAGCGCCACTCAAACATTTTTAGGCACTCCGCAAAAGTTGTTGATCGACGGAAAACGCGTCGATGCGGCCAGCGGTGAAACCTTTGAAACTGTCGACCCCTCAAACAATGCGGTGTTATGCCGGGTACCGAAAGGCGGGAAGGAAGATATCGATCGTGCCGTGAGCGCCGCCCGCAAGGCTTTTGACTCCGGGCCCTGGAGAAAAATCACCGCCTCGGAACGCGGAAAACTGCTTTGGAAACTGGCGGACCTCATCGAAGAGAGAACCGAGGAGTTTGCCCAGCTGGAAACTCTGGACAACGGCAAACCTCTGAAAATAGCCACTGTTGCGGACGTGCCGCTCACCATCGATCATTTCCGTTATTATGCCGGGCTGGCCACAAAAATACACGGCGAGACCATCGACCTTTCGGTTCCCTACGCTCCCGGCGGCCATTTCTTTGATTTCACGTTGAGGGAGCCGATGGGTGTGGTCGGGCAAATCATCCCGTGGAATTTTCCCCTGCTCATGGCCGCATGGAAACTGGGCGTCGCCCTGGCGGCGGGAAACTGCGTGGTCCTGAAACCGGCGGAGCAAACGCCTCTTTCCGCATTGATGCTGGCGGGCCTGTTTTCAGAAGCCGGGTTTCCGGATGGCGTGGTCAACGTGGTGACGGGATTTGGCGACGCCGGGGCACACCTCGCGCAACATCTACAGGTCGACAAGGTGGCTTTTACTGGAAGTACGGAAGTCGGCCACGAAATCGTCAAGGCCTCTGTGGGAAATTTGAAGCGCGTCTCTTTGGAGTTGGGTGGAAAGTCTCCGAGCATCGTTTTTCCAGACGCCGATCTGGAAACGGCGGCCCTCGGCGTTTCCGGCGCGATTTTCTTCAACCACGGCCAATGCTGCGCAGCGGGATCGCGGCTTATGGTGCATCAAAAAGTCTACCAGGAACTGGTGGAGCGCGTTTCGGACCATGCAAAGAACATCAAACTCGGGCCTGGAATGCATCCCGATGTCGACATGGGTCCTTTGGTATCCCGAGAACAACAGGACCGGGTGTTAAATTACATTCGTTCCGGAGAGTCCCAGGGAGCCAAAGCCATGGCCGGCGGCAAGGCTCCGGGTGGAGATATGGAGAGTGGCTGTTATGTGGAGCCTACCGTTTTCTCGGATATAGAAACCAGCATGAAAATCGTTCAGGAGGAAATATTCGGTCCGGTGGTCGTCGCCTCTCCCTTTGACGATATTGAGGAGGTCATCGCCCGCGGCAACGACACCATCTATGGGCTGGCCGCAAGCGTGTGGACGCAGGACATCAACAAAGTCCATAAAGTGGCGCAGGGACTCAAAGCCGGAACCGTGTGGGTCAACTGCCACAACATTTTCGACGCCGCCGCCCCGTTTGGCGGGTACAAGCAAAGCGGATACGGACGGGAAATGGGAGTGCACGCCCTGGAATCTTACACCCAGGTCAAAAACGTGATTGTGCAGATTCATTGA